In the Candidatus Stygibacter australis genome, TGGATCACCAGAGGTCCAAATCGCTTTATTATCATATCGTATTAAGGAAATCACTGAACATCTTAAGGTTCATCCTAAGGATTTTCATACTCGTAGAGGTCTTTTGACACTGATCGGTAGAAGACGTAGTCTTCTGGATTATTTGACAAAGATAGATATTACACGATATCGTAAGATAATCAAGACATTAGGACTCAGACGATAAATGGAGATAAGGGGGGAAACGTTTCCCCCTTTTTTAACTAACAAGCCAGGGGGTAGAGAGCAATAAGCTAAATCCTCTATTACAAGTGAATTTAGCCTATTGCTTCTTATCACCCTGACGCAACAACTAAGGAGAATATTTTGCATAATTTTGCAATTAAACGGCTTACGAAAACTATAGCCGGACGTGAACTTACCCTTGAAACAGGCCGCATGGCAAAACAGGCTGGCGGATCAGTATTTATGACTTATGGCGGAACAAGCATTCTTGTAACTGCAACAGCATCACCAAATGCACATGAAGGACAATCTTTCTTTCCACTTACCGTGGACTTTATTGAGAAATATTACGCTGCAGGTAAAATACCGGGCGGATTTTTTAAAAGAGAAGCTAGACCTTCTACCAAAGCAACTTTATCAGCCAGACTAACTGACAGATCAATAAGACCTCTCTTTCCTGATGGCTTCAGGAATTCAGTACATGTAGTGATCACAGTGCTTTCTTATGATGGGCTCAATGATCCTGCCTCAATAGGTATTTTAGGAGCGTCCACCGCTCTGATGATCTCTGATATTCCTTTTAATGGACCAATCTCGGGAGTTTCTGTGGGACTGATTGATAATGAGATCATTATTAATCCTACTACTGAGCAATTAACAACTTCCCTGCTAAACCTTGATGTGGCAGCTTCGGATAAATCTATTGTAATGATCGAAGCTGGAGCTAATGAACTTGGTGAAGAAATTATCACCGAAGCCATTTATACAGGTCATGAAACTATCAAAGAACTGATAGCAATGCAGCTTGAATTTGCTGATGGTGTAACTAAAGAGAAGATGGCGATCAATCTGGATGTTATCCCGGAAGAGATCATCTCTCGTCTTGATAAAGATTTTGGCAGCAAGATCAGTGAAGGTGCAAATATCAAGGGCAAACTGGAAAGACAAACTACCTTTGAGAACCTGGAAAAAGAAATGCTCACCAAATATCAGGAAGAAGACGACGAAGAAACATATCTGGTAAATGAAAGATATTATAAGAATGCTTTCGAGCATCTGATCAAGAAATTTGTCCGTTATGCTATTCTTCATAATCATCATCGCGTTGATGGCCGTGGACTGGATGATATTCGTGATATTACCTGCGAAGTTGATATATTACCAAGTGTGCATGGATCAGCGTTATTCACCAGAGGTGAAACTCAATCTTTGGGTGTGCTTACTCTTGGATCAGACCGTAATGTTCAGATCATTGACAGTCTGGAAGAGGAATATAAAAAACGCTATTACCTGCATTATAATTTTCCACCATACAGTGTAGGAGAAGCAGGATTCATGCGTGGACCCGGCAGACGCGAACTGGGTCATGGAGCTTTAGCTGAACGTGCATTGGAACCAATGATACCTCCACACGAAGAATTTCCTTATACCCTGCGT is a window encoding:
- a CDS encoding polyribonucleotide nucleotidyltransferase, whose translation is MHNFAIKRLTKTIAGRELTLETGRMAKQAGGSVFMTYGGTSILVTATASPNAHEGQSFFPLTVDFIEKYYAAGKIPGGFFKREARPSTKATLSARLTDRSIRPLFPDGFRNSVHVVITVLSYDGLNDPASIGILGASTALMISDIPFNGPISGVSVGLIDNEIIINPTTEQLTTSLLNLDVAASDKSIVMIEAGANELGEEIITEAIYTGHETIKELIAMQLEFADGVTKEKMAINLDVIPEEIISRLDKDFGSKISEGANIKGKLERQTTFENLEKEMLTKYQEEDDEETYLVNERYYKNAFEHLIKKFVRYAILHNHHRVDGRGLDDIRDITCEVDILPSVHGSALFTRGETQSLGVLTLGSDRNVQIIDSLEEEYKKRYYLHYNFPPYSVGEAGFMRGPGRRELGHGALAERALEPMIPPHEEFPYTLRLVSEILESNGSSSMASVCSATMAMMAGGVPLKKPVAGIANGLIMEGEDYVVLTDIMGLEDHLGDMDFKVTGTVDGITAIQMDIKIDGITKDIMAQALAKAKIARLYIIEKIVEVIPEPRKELSPFAPRIESMTINQDKIGAVIGSGGKTIKMIIEETGVDVNIDDDGTVNIVSADVASIEKARNMILSIVEEPKMGVIYDAEVFRTEGFGALVKFMNGMKEGLVHISQLHHSRIAQTEDVVKIGDKVKVKLLESDRGKYRLSMVGIPGNPEPKPGSAPARPPSDRRPSSGRDRERRPYNSNRSDSRSDSRRGDDGRNNSNRDKKY
- the rpsO gene encoding 30S ribosomal protein S15 — its product is MHNSRLSNEAKKAIMAEFKLHESDTGSPEVQIALLSYRIKEITEHLKVHPKDFHTRRGLLTLIGRRRSLLDYLTKIDITRYRKIIKTLGLRR